CTCTGTGCTACGGGCTGGCTGCGCATGATGTAACTCCGTGCTAATGTGGGATTTTCCAGctctttgttttcccttcctcctcaaaTGGGTTTTCTGCTGGTTCTTCATCCTGCCTCAGCCTGCTGTCAGCTTACTTTTTCCAGGATTGCCCGtgattctttaaaattaatttttttccttttgcttttcgtTGGACCAGGATGCCCAGAGGTGGAGCGGTAATTCAGAGAtgcttttctccctgctttcttgCTCACCCTGGTGTGGGAGTCTCTACTTTCATTGGCGTCTGGAGCTGCTCAGCTATCTCCCAGGCTCCAGACACCAACTTGGGGTGATGAAGCCCAGCAGGCTAGAAGTCTGGAAAGGTCTTTGATATCACCGTCGAATTTCCAGTAGCACATTCATGGTTGGCTTGTAGGGAGATGATGTGCACCATGTAACCTAGCTTACCAGACATGGCTTGTTTATACCCTTTAAGTAGAGGCTTGTTAGAAGCACAAGATTATTCTTCTTGTATTTCAGAAGGCTGCTCATGGACTTGCAGGGTTTAGGTGTAGGGCTAGAGGATCTGGGTGggaaaatttcagaagaaaaaaagatttctctgtttcttggaCAATTCAACAACCAGCACGACTCCTGTCTTTCCCAGTTCCATGTCCTTATggccttttttctctcctgcttcttTCAGATATGGAATGTGCAGATGTGCCTTTATTAACTCCCAGCAGCAAAGAAATGATGTCTCAGGCATTGAAAGCCACCTTCAGTGGCTTCGCAAAAGAGCAACAGCGGCTGGGAATCCCCAAAGGTAAGACATGGTTTCCCAGTGAGCAACCATTGTAGCCACAGAGATTGTGTCCTCTTGCCAGGCTGCCCTTCTCCACATCTGCCATCTCTTTTGTTGATTCTCTTCATGTGGTATTGCCTTGTTTCTTGGcagcttcagctggaaaaaatctGGACATACAGGCAAAACCTTTCAGTACCACTTGCAGACTACACCTGTCTGACAGATTGTGCCTCTCTGTCCTGCTAACTTCTGCTGGATGACTGCTCTTGCAACTTTGGCGACCTGCTCCTTTGGAGGCAGCTCCAGGACTTCTGTTTGCTAGTCATCTCCGCTATATGGAGAGACAGCAGGAACCCTTTACCAGAGGCTGGTGACAGGGAGAAACCAAGCAAAATGGAGAAATGGGTGGTAGAAGGGGTCAGAGAACTGGTGGAATTTTTAAAAGTCCCAAACAAATCCAAAGCTCATTCCTTGCATGAAATATGTCTGCAGTAGGGCTGATCCAAACTGTAGGTATGGTGTTCCTCCACCATGTTTTACCCTTATGCCAGCGGACTGCCAATCTCTATGGGATGAGGCTGTGCAAGTGCAGTGCAGCTGTAGCACtgtttctgtcttgttttcctgGGGAAATGGCTTGTAGTTGCTCATTAATGGATCTCTTCTACAACCCCTTGTTGCAGATCCCCAGCAGTGGACGGAGACACATGTGCGGGACTGGGTGATGTGGGCGGTGAATGAATTTAGCCTGAAGGGAGTGGATTTCCAGAAGTTTTGCATGAACGGAGCTGCCCTCTGCGCCCTGGGCAAGGAGTGCTTCCTGGAGCTAGCGCCTGACTTTGTGGGAGATATCCTTTGGGAACATCTGGAGATCCTGCAGAAAGGTGAGTCCTGGAGGCGCCAGGGTGACTGGCTGACGCCATCCTGGCTAACCTAGCCTGGTTTTGGGCCTTTCCAAAGACCTTGGCTTGCAGTCTGGCTCGGCAATGAGGTGTTCACCTCGGGCTTTAATCCCAATAAAAGGAGCTCTCAAAGCCCAGCTTTCCAGTGGGATTTCAAATGGGCATCCCAACCAGTAGTGGGCAATGCAAATCCTGGCACTGCTGGAAAGAGGAAGGGTGTTTGCACTGGCTGCTTGGCAGGAATGCACGGTGGGCAGGGACGCTTTGCCTGCTTGGAAACGATGGCGGGATTTTCCAAAGCATTCTTCCTCAGCTTGTTCAGCTCCCGTTGTGAATTTTACTACTTCCTCTGGTAGACCTGGGTACAACAATACCACCAAAATCCCACCCTAATTTCCCAGTTGTGATTGGaggctgcttttctttgtttcgTGTCCCAAAAGGTGTAATGGCATTCTGTTAAGAGTGGCTGTGTCGCCCACAGGAGAAGCCATCTCTGTCAGTTCCTGCATAACAGCATTCATAGGCATTAATTTTCATTGACTGGGGACATACACATTGATTTTGGGTGTCCATTTTCATAGTGTCTGGATGCCCAAGCAACGCTTAACCTGGGATAGTTTCGAAAGAGCAGATGAAGAGCGTAACACATTTAACCGAGCCacgagcaggagcagcagcaaatcTGGATTCTTTCTCTAGCTCCTTTTTGTGCAGAGTTATTTGCTTTCCTGGAATATCCCTTGTGCTGTCATACTGACCCTGCGTGCTTGTCAGCAGGCCTGTACTGGTggcaggaaggggagggggagcaaAGTTATGCCTTCCAggaaaccattgacaaatggatGTTAATTGCCGATTACTAATTTTACTGCTACCTGTGGTTTGCAAAAGGTAAACATGGCTCTTCCCAGGGTCTGTGTATGACAGGctgtttttctgctctttatGTCTGTTCTGTGCTTCTTGTTTTGCATAATTGTTATTGAGTGCTTATATCAACAGCAAGCAACTtaaccaaacaaagcaaaacattgtGGTCAGTCCAATTTCTCTTTGCTATAAGCCATTGCTTGTAACGTAGCTATGCCTTCCCACAACCCTTCTTCATTTGTTTGGGCTGTAACCTGCTGGAGAGGGGTGTGATGTACCGCGGATATTGACTGAGGCATCAGAGCTGGGTTTGCTTCTTCCTGCAGATTCCCCAAGGCATGGAGATGAACTTGGTGCTGTAGTTTCACAGTGAAGTAGGGATCTTGTTTCCTTATAGCATTGACACCTGCGGGTGTTAGGATGCAGCAGTCACGAGGGTGCAAAAGGCCTGAGACAGAGAGGAACTTTTACAAATAAGCTGAAAATCTTTGTGCCCGTTGCagcttttcttccaaaaggatgaaaaagaataAAGCTGAATTTCTTTGTCTCAACACTGTTGGCATAGCCCTGGGAACCAAGAAATCTCCATTCTATGTTCAGTTTTACTGGTGACTTTGTCACTTCTTGCATAAGCTATCTGAGCCTTAGCTTCTATGGTGGGTTCTTAACACATTTCCCAGAAGGGCAATATCTGTGAAGTATTTGGAGAGTAACTAAGAAGAGCTTCAAGAAATTACCAGCCTCACCCCAAGGACTAATTTCTGTTCTCTGTAAGTCATGGGATTCATTTTACTGGTAGTACATCTCCAAACCCCTGACAAAGTACGGGTTCTGCTGTGCTCGTGCTGTACAAACTTAATGTGCAAAATTGTCCCTGCCACATCTCTCTCCACACAAGAGAAGATGGTTGTCTCCACTTGGCAGCTGGGGATGTGAAGCATGAAGAGATCAAGATTTCCCCAGGCTCAACCGTGGAGGCAGGGTCCAGTTTGCCAGTTCCTGTCTCTTCCGTCTTCCCGGGCAGCCACCTACCATCATCGCTTGGGAGCGTTGATGTTGGGAGTGGTGGTTAAGCCCCAGATGTTTGGCTTTACCTATAGTGGTGCGACCACCAGCATCAGGTCATGCTGGGACAGGCTGTGACCTTGCTGTCCCTTCAGCTAACATGCCTCCCTTGTGAGCGCTGTCTGAGAGTGACTCATGTACCACAGGCTGCTCAGGGTTTAAAAATGGCAGCAGATGGGTGACTTTTCCCTGCATGGATTTGGGTATTTTCAGGcatatttttccaaatttcttcctAAAATAACCTCTTCAGTTACCAGCAGTCAGCAGTGCCCTCCACTTGACTGTAAGCATAGTTGaaggtctctctctttctctgtggtCACCCACCCTGCCCCTTGGCAGACACCgtggggagaggaaaagagcaTTTCTCATTAGGTCTCTCTGTTTGCACAAAACCTCCTTTTGTTAGAGAATATTTTCCACCCTGCAATCCCCAGGAGAGAGGGCCAAAATTAGGCTCCTCGCAAGTGAACATGCGTTATCTTCGGTTCGCTTCTCTTTAGCCTTAGCAGAAATAAACATAACCCAGAGTTGTCtgtgtgttttttattttggttaccctctgcaaagaaaataaaatctcccaTGCCGGTATCTCTGCCCACATGCCATGCTGGAATGAGTAAGGTGTTAATGGAAAAACTGGTCAGGGTAGGAGCAATGTGGCTTTTATATGGGAAAGCAAACTCAGCGCCAAGCCTAGGAGTACCAGAGTGCTTGGAAAAAGCAATGGAAAGCAGAGAATCCATGCTCTGGTGTGATACGTGCTCTTTCTCAGTGTATTATGCCTCTAGAAAGGCTAAAATTTTGTGTGCTACCTGTATATACACGGTGGAGTCTCTGTCAGGAGTTGGGTGATGGACAGTGCGACAAAGCTTTTCTCAGCATGGAATCTTCTGCCTGCATCAGGTGCAAGGTAAAAGGTGCTGTGTAGGCTGGGAATTAGCATTAATTTGGGGTTGTAAGAGCTAGTTTTGGTATGCAGTACCCACTCGCTTGCACACACCTACTGCTGGTCTAAAAATAGGGGCTTCTTCAGGAAAACAACTGTCCTTGTGTGGTGGAGTTTGTTCACGAGCTCACACATGTAAGTGTGATAAGCAATTCTCAAGAGAATGAAAGATGACAAAAATTAAGGCAAGCAAGGAAATTATGCAACTAGTATTTCAGAACCACCTGGAGCCTCTGATTGAGAaagttgttgctgttttgtttggttttgttttgtttaaatttggGCATGCCTGCAGCAAGAATTCCCAAAGGAACCCAAGTGCATCAAGCGCTTGTTTCAGTGGGATTTCAGCTCCTAACTCATTTCTGTTCCTTTGAACGTCCCAGTTTAACCCAGAGAAGAGCGTTTCAGGAAGTTCAGACCTCTCTGTATTACAGCAAGTCTTGCAAAGCACAATATGTCTATGGACATGTgacatttccttcctttcctctttgcagaAGAGGTAAAACCGTACCCAGCAAATGGAGTGAATACAACATATCCAGAATCCCGCTATACTTCAGACTACTTCATTAGTAAGTCTCAATTATCAGTATCATTCTGGTGCTTCCAGGCATGAAAGAGCCACCTATTAGAGATTTGTCTGCATCATGAGGACTGCATCATGCAGTTGTTGCTCTGTCGTGGCAGAGCATGCAAAGTGTGTAATTTTGTCTTTTGTAGTGTTTTGGGTTTATGTAGAAGTCATCTGTATTTTTTGGTGACTGCCTTGAGATGCTATAATCTGACTTTACAAGCACTATTTGTTTGGAGCTGTAGCTCAGCAGACCTAAAAAGTGACCTCAACGCTCCAGAACACTgggaatttttaaaaacatgttaaaaaagggagggaatgggggaaggaggctTAATTCTGGATTGCTAGGTAGGAGCCTAGCAAGGAATGGGATAAGTCATCAATCTGGAGTCCTGTGCTTCCCATTGCCATTGGTTTGGAGATATTCTTTAAGAGCATTTGAAATCTGTGATATATTTAATGAACTGGAATTCCAGGCTCtggccaatgaggagaggtgacTGGAAGTGACTCATCTATTATAGTCATCAATTGAACTTCTTTGCCCTATATCTCCTTTGCTGAGACTATGCTCTTCATGATTTTCCAGCTTTTTCCCACTAGCAGCTTGCTTGAGAGGAGTTTGGCGTAATGCACATTGATGACGGTTGAGGATGTCTTATTTGTGTAAATTGGTGCAATTATAAGACACCATCtctctgcagcttttaaaaacctTACTCAAATTAGTGCCCAATTGTGTCAGGTATTTTATATCCAAAGGCAGTCTCCTCTTGCACTGCAGACCTCAAATCTCTCTGTGCTGTGTGAGACTGGAGAGGGAGTGAGCAATGCTCTGGTTTCTTTGAGCTGTTTGTGTTTGGGTTGCTTTCTGATGCTCCTGTTCTGCCAACAGGTTACGGCATCGAGCATGCACAGTGCGTGCCTCCCTCTGAGTTCTCCGAGCCCAGCTTCATCACAGAGTCCTACCAGACCCTCCATCCCATCAGCTCGGAAGAGCTCCTGTCCCTCAAGTACGAGAACGACTATCCCTCGGTCATCCTGCGTGACCCAGTGCAGACGGACTCCTTGCAGACAGACTACTTCACGATCAAGCAAGAAGTGGTAACGCCAGACAACATGTGCATGGGACGTGCCAGTCGAGGTAAAGTTGGGTATCTCCCAGGGTTTGCTTGGGTTCTTGCTATTCTACCTACATCAACTTAAGTGCTGCCTTTGGTTCTGTAGGAGATAGTGATTTGGGAGCACCAAGGCCAGCAGGGAGCTATGCAGTGCCAGTAACAAAGCCATTTCCATATATCTTATGGGGTTGAACTCCCAGATGGATTCCCTGATGGCTCTGAGCCCTCCCTGCCTTTCTCTCCAGGGAATACAGGAAGGTCTTTATATTCTACTCTGCTGCCTGTTTTTACATCATCTGCAAAATGTAGCATTTCTGGCTCTGGACTTCGATGTCAAACTTGAGCAAAGTTGAAATAGGCTTTAAGGTTGTTAGGGAGGAGAGCTGCTGTGTGGTTGTATAAATCTCATTTTCCTAGGACACCAggcaaaaccccacaaattctTCACAAGTTTTCATCAGGAGTTACTGTCCAAGGCTCTGAAGGGTTTTACACTTGATGATTCAAAGTTTTTATCCATGATTTCCATTGATTTTGATGGCTGCTTGCTTGAACTGAGAGTCTGTTCTGATGAACCCAAGCCCTGTGCTTTGTTAGGAGACGCAGATGTCATGGGCTGAGTCAGCGACAGAGCTGAAGGACCCCCTGAATCCTTGTGCTACAACCCTACATCTCCAAAGAGTTATAGCTACATGATTCCGGGTTGAGATGATGGGATTTTAATACCTAAACACTTTTGAGGTTCTGAGCCCAAATACCTTTTCAATTAATATTATTAAATTCTGAACACATGGGGCCCAGATGCCCAAATACTTTGTAATTACATCGCTTAATGCAAGGCTGAGGATCTGGCTCACAGTATATGTATTCAAAGCAAAAGTTTAATCCATAGAGCTGAAAGTAACTGACAAAGGGGTATCATTATCTCCTGATTCCAGGTAGGGAACCTGAGGCACGGGGAAGAGATCTGACCTGCCTGCAATTGCGCCCTGAATAGAATCCAGGTGTCCCCATGCCTAAAATTCATTATAGTAACGTGTTGCTGTGAGCCAGGTTTGATGTTGAACATTTAAACCCATTCATCCAGCAACGAGAACTGAAGATGTGCTGGTTCACGATGAAAGCTGGAGCCCCTTTGCAGGTCTGCATCACATACGCATTGCTGAGTGGAGCTTATTTTAAGTTCCTCATTCTTTTTCCAAGCTCGGAGAGCTAATGACAGGAaagttattatttgtattattacctttgcttctgctgctggctgagcGTTAGTATGAGAGAGGTGGCTTCGACAATATGGTGAGCCAAAAGGGCAGTGGTGTTACAATTTTAGGTAAGCTCCTCTTTCTGCGGTTGTTTTTCTGGCTCTCTCTCATTAGCGTCTTTCCCTTTTcttgaccttttctttaacataGGTGATTTCATAATAATTCTCATTGAAATGCAATGACTCAGGCATGCCTTTGCAATTGTACCTTGAGCCTGTTCTCACTGGCAAGCCTAAAAAGGCTctaggggagggaagaaagagcCCTTAACTCAGCATTAGGGACCAAGGGCCCCTGGTGTTAGCAAACACTAAAATACTGATTGCAGTTGAAGAAATGCAACAGGCTATGGCCGTGCTTACACTAACGCTACATTTCAGCCATGTAGAAGGGCCTTTGCGTGGCATTAATCCTCCCAGAGTGGTATAAAGAAGCCTTAATATAAAGCAGAGGGCAGTTTATTTATATTTACGTATGTCTTTGCCTTCCACTGTATTAAAAGGTTAGTCTGTCGTGAAGTCAAGCGCTTCATCAGTGGGAAATTCAGGATGAGGGTTTTCCAGACAGTTGCCTTTGGCCTTTCTTTGTGTGGGCTTTAGGAGTTAATTTTGTGGTCCCATGGGAGTTGTTTCACTTTGCCTTATCAGTGAGGGCATCTAGTTGGAAAGTGTAGCTGCCAAACCCTTAACAAGTTTCTCCTGAGTAGGTGCAAGGCATGATTTTTCTAAAGGCTCATGTTTAGGTCAAATTTAGGTGAATTTTGAATGAAATGACCCAAGTCACGTCTCCGACACTGCGGCTGTCCATCCGTCAGATTTTGAATTCCTTTTCTAAATGAGCTCGTGCTGCAGGACTTCTCAGGGAAGTGGTTATGCCAATTAATGAACATGCATAAAGTGGTGTTAATTTTCCCCTTGCAGGGTTCAGGAGGTGATTGAAGTGTATTCTGTGAAACTCTcaaaaaaaaactaaaagaaaaaaataaaattagtttgaaGCATGGATATTACCAGCAGAATCAAGCCAATGGATCCAAACTTCAAATGATTCTGGGCCAGCAATCAGGGCAGAGCCCATGGTAGTTGAGTCTTTTCACAGCAAGCGCTCTTCAAACTACAACACAACAAATATCTGGGGGAGTGTGCCAGCGTCCTTCCACGTTCCTGTTCCCCTGTGATTTACTATCTGGGCCCAAGCTGCGGGTAGCTCTGCCAGTGGAAATTTCTCCAGGAGTTCTTGCACAATCCCAGCAGCTGTTTTTAGCCCAGTTTGGGAAATTAGTGAACTTGAATGATCCTGTTACGCTCTTAGTTTGTCAGTAAAGATGTTGAGCAATCGGTAGCGTATGGGAGATCAGAGAGAGCAATTTCAGTTTGTTCTTTGGATCCTTTTTTAGCTCTCTGTTTTAAGTACAGAGGGTATACTTTGGCTGTCTCTAGtgggtgtaaatcagcatagcaCTGCTGAGGATCTGGCCTCTCGTGTTCTGGTCTTTACTAAAAATACCCCAGAGAGTAGCCTTGATACAACCCAGCTGTGCTCACCTTACCAGAACTGGAAAAATAGCTGTTTGAGCTCTCAGCCTTTTGCTCTCCTCCTCCATCAAATCTGCTGCTgtttggggatttgggggtggAAGCTAGTTGTAACATATGGCAATAAAAGGCTGCTGTATAGTTTTGCAGGAAACATCAAAAGTACAGAACCTGGGTGTCCAGTGCCCTTGAATATGCCTGAGCAGCATTTATATAGGGCTGGCAGATATAATATGGGACTTACTGGAGACCCATATCTTTCAGCAGCAAGAGCAAGAGGTCCTGgcacctgaactgagccttgaataTCTGTCTAAAGTCGATTATTTCTCTGCTGTTGCCTTTCTGAAATAGAGGACAATTTCCAGTTCGCCCCAGGCATCAGTCTTTGGTTGAGAGTCAAGACTCTGGGTTTTTCCTCTGACTCTGCCTTGCTTTGCTGCCTGAACTTCTCCGGGGCTCAGATAGCCCTGCTCTGAATTACAAAGATAATACAAGTATCCCAGTTTCAGGCTGTACTTTGTTTGGAGATGAGGCATGGTGGGACAGCAACATTTGCCTGGTTGCCTTCTCCCTGTGTAGCGAGGAGGCAAAACAACCTTCTCCTGGCCGTGGCAAGCTAAAAGCATCCCTGTGCTGGCCAGGCACATCTCACATGCCCTTTCCTTCTTGCCAGGTAAACTTGGAGGCCAGGACTCCTTCGAGAGCATAGAGAGCTACGATAGCTGCGACCGCCTGACACAGTCCTGGAGCAGCCAGTCCTCCTTCCAGAGCCTGCAACGTGTCCCCTCCTACGACAGCTTTGACTCGGAGGACTACCCTGCCGCCCTGCCCAACCACAAGCCCAAGGGCACCTTCAAGGACTATGTTCGAGATCGGGCCGATATGAACAAGGACAAGCCTGtcattcctgctgctgccctcGCTGGCTACACAGGTAGGGTCACGCTCCTCACGAAACCGCCTCTCTGCTGAGTGTCTTGGGTAGAGCCTCTCCATCGGTGGAAGGCAGAGCCTCCAGGGTGTCTGGGTCGTGCAACGTCTGTGTTGCTGGTTTAGCGGTCTGTGagtgaggggttttggggggtttttggggtCAGCCACGTGCATGCGGGCACACCTGAGAGCATGCAGCCCCCCAAGGCTGGATGTCCTTCAAGCGTGGGTGTTCCAGACCTCCTGGAGGATGCAGGACCTGGCTGAGTGCAGGGCATTTGATACCCTTGTGTTTTCATTTACGCCTGGATGCCTCTTGGTTGCATCTGGTAGGGACTGGTGTCTGGTTTGTATTGCTGAGAACACAAGGTAGTAGAGAGGCCCTCTTTCCCCCCGTGGCACTTTTATGCAACATGCTGGCCACTTACTTGCGGTTTCCCACCTTGGGTAGGAGCAGCTGCATTTCTGGCATTGCTGTGTGTGATGTGAAATGATCGTCTCCCCTTTTGGCATGGAAGAAGCACTTGGGTTTGCTCTTTACCTTGGTGCGAGGCAGGGGTGGGATGGTGCCAAAGCAGACCCAAATGTTTTCCATTCCCTGCACTGGGAGAGATGAGAAGGTGATAGGCCATGGAACCTCTGGCTTTTTATATGTCAGCCCTCCAGCAATCTGACATCTTAGAGAAacctggtgggatggggcttCCAGCTAAAATTGAGATAATCCTTTCCAGTCCTTCTGTGCCATGTCTTTTGCCTGTACTATAAGTAAAATTCGCAAGGCAGCCTCCTGCCAGTTCCCCTTTCCCTTGTACATACTGATCTCTCCTGCCCCAGCTGGTAGCAGCTGTGGCCCGGAGGAGCCAAGCAGTGGAAATAGTTTGTGCAGATAAAGATCACCAAAAGAT
This genomic window from Accipiter gentilis chromosome 5, bAccGen1.1, whole genome shotgun sequence contains:
- the ETS1 gene encoding protein C-ets-1 isoform X1 → MKAAVDLTIIKTEKVDIELFPSPDMECADVPLLTPSSKEMMSQALKATFSGFAKEQQRLGIPKDPQQWTETHVRDWVMWAVNEFSLKGVDFQKFCMNGAALCALGKECFLELAPDFVGDILWEHLEILQKEEVKPYPANGVNTTYPESRYTSDYFISYGIEHAQCVPPSEFSEPSFITESYQTLHPISSEELLSLKYENDYPSVILRDPVQTDSLQTDYFTIKQEVVTPDNMCMGRASRGKLGGQDSFESIESYDSCDRLTQSWSSQSSFQSLQRVPSYDSFDSEDYPAALPNHKPKGTFKDYVRDRADMNKDKPVIPAAALAGYTGSGPIQLWQFLLELLTDKSCQSFISWTGDGWEFKLSDPDEVARRWGKRKNKPKMNYEKLSRGLRYYYDKNIIHKTAGKRYVYRFVCDLQSLLGYTPEELHAMLDVKPDADE
- the ETS1 gene encoding protein C-ets-1 isoform X2, giving the protein MECADVPLLTPSSKEMMSQALKATFSGFAKEQQRLGIPKDPQQWTETHVRDWVMWAVNEFSLKGVDFQKFCMNGAALCALGKECFLELAPDFVGDILWEHLEILQKEEVKPYPANGVNTTYPESRYTSDYFISYGIEHAQCVPPSEFSEPSFITESYQTLHPISSEELLSLKYENDYPSVILRDPVQTDSLQTDYFTIKQEVVTPDNMCMGRASRGKLGGQDSFESIESYDSCDRLTQSWSSQSSFQSLQRVPSYDSFDSEDYPAALPNHKPKGTFKDYVRDRADMNKDKPVIPAAALAGYTGSGPIQLWQFLLELLTDKSCQSFISWTGDGWEFKLSDPDEVARRWGKRKNKPKMNYEKLSRGLRYYYDKNIIHKTAGKRYVYRFVCDLQSLLGYTPEELHAMLDVKPDADE